Proteins from one Cicer arietinum cultivar CDC Frontier isolate Library 1 chromosome 3, Cicar.CDCFrontier_v2.0, whole genome shotgun sequence genomic window:
- the LOC140919654 gene encoding uncharacterized protein, with protein sequence MRASQSRQKSYHDKRKKNLEFQKGDHVFLRVTPTTGVGRALKKRKLTPRFIGPYQILKRVGNVAYQIALPPSLSNLHSVFHVSQLRKYIFDPSHVIESDKVQIKENLTFETLPLRIEDQKTKELRGKTISLVKIVWGGATGESATWEVESQMRDSYPELFPSGS encoded by the exons atgagagcatctcaaagtaggcaaaagagttaccatgataaaagaaagaaaaacctcgaatttcaaaaaggtgatcatgtatttctgagagttacTCCAACGACTGGGGTTGGTCGGGCATTAAAAAAGCGAAAGCTTACTCCTCGGTTTATAGGACCCTACCAGATTCTTAAACGTGTCGGTAACGTGGCATATCAGATCGCGTTGCCTCCGTCACTTTCTAATCTTCATAGTGTCTTTCATGTGTCTCAACTTCGCAAGTACATTTTCGATCCCTCGCACGTGATTGAGTCAGACAAggtccaaataaaagagaatctaaCTTTCGAGACCTTACCGCTACGGATTGAGGACCAAAAGACCAAAGAATTAAGGGGTAAGACGATTTCATTGGTTAAGATTGTCTGGGGAGGTGCTACTGGTGAAAGTGCTACGTGGGAGGTCGAAAGCCAGATGCGCGATTCTTATCCAGAACTGTTTCCGTCAg GTTCGTAA
- the LOC101514992 gene encoding uncharacterized protein: MGLIPEIKKQVGMQEIREFPTLVNKSRIYDEDSRAEKAHYRNTGTMKDKRKTPQPGNQSSQASRPKSNGRVFALSGAGASEKDNLIQGTCLISDTPLFVLFDCGATHSFVSFDCIRRLGLPVSRLRYDLIVNTPTSDFVKTSSVCLDISIHVCGRDFQVDLVCLPLRLVDVILGMDWLSANRVRVDFFSKTIEFTES; this comes from the exons ATGGGACTCATACCAGAGATTAAGAAACAGGTTGGAATGCAAGAGATCCGTGAGTTTCCTACCCTGGTGAATAAGAGTAGGATTTATGATGAGGATAGTCGTGCTGAAAAGGCACATTACCGAAACACTGGAACCATGAAGGACAAGAG GAAGACTCCACAACCTGGAAACCAGAGTTCCCAAGCTAGCCGACCTAAATCCAATGGAAGAGTCTTTGCCCTCAGTGGTGCAGGAGCGTCTGAGAAAGACAACTTGATCCAAGGTACATGTCTCATAAGTGATACTCCTTTATTCGTACTATTTGATTGTGGTGCCACTCATTCCTTTGTGTCTTTTGACTGTATTAGACGTTTAGGACTACCTGTATCTCGTTTACGATATGATTTGATTGTGAATACCCCAACTAGTGATTTTGTTAAAACCTCTAGTGTTTGTCTTGACATTTCTATCCATGTTTGTGGAAGGGACTTCCAAGTTGACTTAGTGTGCTTACCTTTACGTCTGGTTGATGtgattcttggtatggattggcTATCTGCCAACCGTGTCCGCgtagatttttttagtaaaaccatTGAATTCACGGAGTCATAA